A region of Teretinema zuelzerae DNA encodes the following proteins:
- a CDS encoding TrbG/VirB9 family P-type conjugative transfer protein: protein MDTIDPRFLSFDYKITFNVFKKPRWIPTRVYDDGKKTYITFGEEVLQMELPGIFENKADVVNYRPQGNLIVIDKLIERVTVKYKKERITIEKKKG from the coding sequence ATGGATACAATAGATCCACGCTTTCTATCATTCGACTACAAGATTACTTTCAATGTTTTCAAGAAACCTCGATGGATTCCAACAAGAGTCTATGATGATGGAAAGAAGACCTATATAACCTTCGGTGAAGAAGTCTTACAGATGGAATTACCAGGGATCTTTGAAAATAAGGCCGACGTGGTAAATTATCGCCCACAGGGGAATTTGATTGTCATTGATAAGCTTATCGAGCGTGTGACAGTCAAGTACAAAAAAGAGCGAATTACAATCGAGAAGAAAAAGGGGTAA